The genomic region ATTTTTAAGTTTTTAGGTATAATTTTATATGATATTACAATTAAATTGTAGAAGTTTTTGGACAATATCAATAATAATATACAAAAAAATTTTCTATATGTCAAGCAGAAATTGAGAGTGTTCTAAAATTCCCGTAAGCTTACCTTTTCTTGTCATCCCGGAGACCGTAAGGCCGAAGGATCTTGTTTTTGATTTTTTGATTTGAAAAGAAAATTATGAGATTCTTCGCTGTAGCTTCAGAATGACAATCAAAAGGTTAATTAGCTTTTAGACTTAGTTAAAATTTTAAAGCATTCTCAACACAAAGTTTTTTATCTATTCACTTGCTCCATTTAAACAATCAGCATAGCATCGCCGTAGCTGAAAAATCTGTATCTTTCTTTTACAGCCTCGTTGTAAGCTCTTAATATAAAATCTCTATCTGCAAATGCAGAGACTAACATTAAAAGGGTTGATTTTGGAAGATGAAAGTTTGTGATGAGCTTGTCAACGATTTTAAACTCATAGGGTGGATATATAAAGATATCTGTAAAACCTTCGGTCTTTCCAAATTTGCCGTAAGTCTCTAATGCTCTAACTACAGTTGTTCCAACAGCTACAACGGATTTTTTATTTTCTTTGGTTTTTTTTATCATCTCTAAGGTTTCTTTTGGAATTGTAAAGTATTCTTCATGCATCTTATGTTTTGTAATATCTTCCGTTTTTACAGGCTTAAACGTTCCAAGTCCAACATGAAGAGTTATGTAAGCAATGTTTACACCTTTTTCTTTTATTTTTTCTAATAACTCTTTTGTAAAATGAAGTCCGGCTGTTGGAGATGCTACCGAACCTTCTTTTTCTGCAAACACTGTTTGATAATAATCTTTATCTTTCTCTTCATCTTGCCTTTCTATATAGGGTGGAAGTGGTACATGTCCATACTTTTCTAAATCGGATTTAATATCTTTACTATGTATTTTTACGATAGCTTTCTCGTCATCTCTATCTAAAAATTCAACATAAAAATCATCTGATATTATTATTTTTTGATTCTTTTTTAGTCTTCTTACGTTTTTTATCAAAGCTTCCCAAATGTTATCTTCAACAGGTCTAAGTAAAAAAACCTCAATGTTTGCGTTTGTTTTTTCTTTTTTACCGATCAATCTCGCAGGAATAACTTTTGTATTATTTAAAACTAAGGTATCTCCCGGCTTTAAGTAATCAATAACATCTCTAAATACTCTATGTTCTATGGTTTTATCTTTTCTGTTTAAAACCATAAGTCTGCAAGAGTCTCTTGGCTGGGCCGGATATTTTGCTATAAGCTCTTTTGGAAGGTGATAGTCAAAATCTGAAAGTTTCATTATTTTGATAATTTAGAGATGAGAGTTAAGATTAGTGTTAGTAAAATACTTAAGATTATAGAAGTTGTTAATGGAAAATAAAAGGTAAAGTTATCTCGTTTGATTAAGATATCTCCGGGTAGTCTACCTAAGCCAAGTGGTAGTTTTTCTATGAATAATAGAAGAATGCCTACTAAGATTATAAAAAAGCCTATAAAAATGAGAGTTTTGCCTATGCTATCCATTTGATGACTTCCTTAAAGTAAGGAGGATGACGGGACTCGAACCCGCGACCCCAAGGGCCACAACCTTGTGCTCTGCCGACTGAGCTACATCCTCCATTAAGAGATATATATTATAATATCTATCATTAAATTTTGCAATAATTGGAGCTTACAATGTTTACAATAATAGCAGGTCCATGTGTAATAGAAAGTAAAGAGATATGTTTTGAAGTTGCCCAAGTTTTAAAATCCCTTCAAGAAAAACATAAAAATGTAAGATTTGTATTTAAATCTTCTTTTGATAAGGCAAACAGAAGTAGCGTAGATTCTTTTAGAGGTAAAGGCTTAGAGTATGGTTTAGCTGTTTTAAAAGATGTAAAAGATACTTTTAACCTTCCGGTGCTGACTGATATTCATGAAAGCTATCAAGCAAAACCTGTGGCGGAGGTGGTAGATATTTTGCAAATTCCTGCATTTTTATGTAGACAGACAGATTTACTGCTTGCGGCGGCAGAAACAGGCAGAGAGATAAATGTAAAAAAAGGACAGTTTTTAGCACCTTGGGATACTAAAAACATTGTTGAAAAGCTTAAATTTGGCGGAGCAACAAAGATTTACCTAACAGAAAGAGGAACAACCTTTGGATATAACAATCTTGTTGTAGATTTTAGAGGCTTGCCAATCATGAGACAGTATGCACCTGTCATTTACGATGCAACCCATAGTGTACAACTTCCGGGAGGACTTGGGAAGGCGTCGGGTGGTCAAAGAGAGTTTGCATATCCACTAGCAAAAGCTGCCATCTCTGTTGGCGTTGATGGATTATTCTTTGAAACCCATCCAGACCCAGACAAAGCCTTGTCAGATGGACCAAATCAAATACCGCTAAAAGAATTTCCCAATATTGTAGAAAATTTATTAAAACTAAGAGAGTTTATTCTTGAAAATGGGATTTAAGTATAAGAATTCTGACAAAATTACTACTTTACCTGTCATTCTGCAGCCGGCGAAGAATCTCATAAATTTAATTCTCGCATTTCATTCTTTAAAAGAGAAGACATTTCACAGGCTACAGGTTAACAAAAAAGCAAGAAATTTGCAGTCTAAAACTTACGAAAAATCTAATTTTTATTTAAACTTCTTGAAAAGTATGTTAAAAATTTTTTTATTTATCCTTCTACTTACAAACTTTTCCTGTGGTGTGAAAGGAAATCCAAAACCACCGCCATCAATCGCACCTAAATCGGTAGAAAACTTAACTATAAAACAGTATGATGGAAGATTTTTAATATACTTTAACTATAATCCACTATATACAGATGACAGGCAAATGAAAGAAGATTTTAAATTTATCATTTATAAAAACTCAAAGAAATTTGACGCAAGTCTTTTTAAAGAAGACAACACTTATTGGTTTTTTGACAGTATAGAAAGCAAAGAAACCTGTTATCAAGTTCAAGTAAGAACAAAACATAAAGAAAGCATATTGTCAAAACCTGTTTGTATAGTTGGAAAAGCTATAAACATAGAAAAACCAAAACCATTATTAATATCCATTGTTGAAGATGGACTAAAATTAACCATCCCAGAAAATGGAACCTTTAACATCTACAAAGTAAAAGATGAATCTGATTTTTATCCAATACCTTACAAAAAAGGATTAAAAGAAAAAGAATTTATAGATACAAACGTTGAGCTTGATAAAAGATATTGCTATTACTATACAATTTTGATTGATGATGTAGAATCAGAAAAATCAGACACAGTTTGCCAAACATTTAAAGATATTTTCCCGCCACTTCCACCCGAAAATGGCAAGTTGATTATAGATAAAAGTGAAGCTACAATAATATTTGAGCCAAGTAAATCTAAGGATGTTGTAGGATACATCTTTTACAAA from Sulfurihydrogenibium sp. harbors:
- the queA gene encoding tRNA preQ1(34) S-adenosylmethionine ribosyltransferase-isomerase QueA yields the protein MKLSDFDYHLPKELIAKYPAQPRDSCRLMVLNRKDKTIEHRVFRDVIDYLKPGDTLVLNNTKVIPARLIGKKEKTNANIEVFLLRPVEDNIWEALIKNVRRLKKNQKIIISDDFYVEFLDRDDEKAIVKIHSKDIKSDLEKYGHVPLPPYIERQDEEKDKDYYQTVFAEKEGSVASPTAGLHFTKELLEKIKEKGVNIAYITLHVGLGTFKPVKTEDITKHKMHEEYFTIPKETLEMIKKTKENKKSVVAVGTTVVRALETYGKFGKTEGFTDIFIYPPYEFKIVDKLITNFHLPKSTLLMLVSAFADRDFILRAYNEAVKERYRFFSYGDAMLIV
- a CDS encoding DUF2905 domain-containing protein, which codes for MDSIGKTLIFIGFFIILVGILLLFIEKLPLGLGRLPGDILIKRDNFTFYFPLTTSIILSILLTLILTLISKLSK
- the kdsA gene encoding 3-deoxy-8-phosphooctulonate synthase; the encoded protein is MFTIIAGPCVIESKEICFEVAQVLKSLQEKHKNVRFVFKSSFDKANRSSVDSFRGKGLEYGLAVLKDVKDTFNLPVLTDIHESYQAKPVAEVVDILQIPAFLCRQTDLLLAAAETGREINVKKGQFLAPWDTKNIVEKLKFGGATKIYLTERGTTFGYNNLVVDFRGLPIMRQYAPVIYDATHSVQLPGGLGKASGGQREFAYPLAKAAISVGVDGLFFETHPDPDKALSDGPNQIPLKEFPNIVENLLKLREFILENGI